In a genomic window of Salegentibacter salegens:
- a CDS encoding M3 family metallopeptidase, producing MKKEIIKSLGIFALVAGFQANAQEQNDEMKNMDNILLAEWNGPYAGVPAFHKMEVDLIKPAVLTAMEKHLAEIDKITANPEPATFENTIVPFEDSGDLLNRVFTYYGIFSSNISSPEFREIQGELSPEISAYSSKISQNSKLFERIKTVYKNSEENPLSAPEQRVIDLIYEEFAMEGANLNEKDKKRYAKINSELSELYTKFSNNVLAEEENYIVYLTEEQLSGLPESYVKAAASTAEANGETGKYAVTNTRSSMDPFLTYSDERELREKVWKNYYSRGDNDDEFDNNEVIKKILKLRDERVELLGYDNFAQWRLQNRMAKNPENAMELMEAVWPAALARVEEEVEDMQAVADGEGANIEIKPWDYRYYAEKVRKEKYDLDSEEVKQYLELGNLTDALFYTAGKLFNFDFKPVEEGSVPVFHEDVNVWEVQDKDTGELIGLWYLDPFARQGKRSGAWATTYRSYSELEGAKPVLASNNSNFIKPAPGEPVLVSWDDAETFFHEFGHALHFLAADIKYPTLNSGVRDYTEFQSQLLERWLSTDEVINRFLKHHETGEVIPDELVAKIKKAATFNQGFATTEFLASALMDMKYHTTDPDKIEPRTFEKETLDELGMPDEIVMRHRSPHFGHVFSGEGYATGYYGYLWADVLTSDAAEAFAESPGGFYDENMAERLVKYLFAPRNAMDPAEAYRKFRGRDAEIDALMRDRGFPVPEEK from the coding sequence ATGAAAAAAGAAATTATAAAAAGCCTGGGGATTTTTGCGCTGGTCGCAGGATTTCAAGCCAATGCCCAGGAACAAAACGATGAAATGAAAAATATGGATAATATTTTACTTGCTGAATGGAACGGACCGTATGCAGGAGTTCCCGCTTTTCACAAAATGGAAGTAGACCTTATAAAACCGGCAGTGCTTACAGCGATGGAAAAACATCTGGCTGAAATTGATAAAATTACCGCTAATCCAGAACCGGCAACTTTTGAGAATACTATTGTGCCTTTTGAAGATTCCGGCGATCTTCTAAACCGGGTTTTTACATATTACGGCATTTTTAGCAGCAATATTTCCAGTCCTGAATTTAGAGAAATTCAAGGAGAACTTTCTCCTGAAATCTCTGCCTACAGTTCTAAAATCTCACAGAATTCTAAGCTTTTTGAAAGGATTAAAACAGTTTATAAAAATTCAGAAGAAAATCCGTTATCGGCACCCGAACAACGTGTAATTGATCTTATTTATGAGGAATTTGCGATGGAAGGTGCGAATCTAAACGAAAAAGATAAAAAGCGTTACGCTAAAATAAACAGTGAACTTTCTGAATTATATACCAAATTCTCTAATAATGTTCTTGCGGAAGAAGAAAACTATATTGTTTATTTAACCGAAGAGCAACTTAGTGGTCTTCCGGAGTCTTATGTGAAAGCTGCAGCCAGCACGGCTGAAGCTAATGGTGAAACCGGCAAGTATGCCGTAACCAACACGCGTTCTTCCATGGATCCTTTTTTAACTTATTCTGATGAACGCGAACTTCGCGAAAAAGTTTGGAAAAATTACTATTCCCGGGGCGATAACGATGATGAGTTTGATAATAACGAAGTGATTAAAAAGATCCTAAAACTACGAGATGAACGTGTAGAATTACTGGGGTACGATAATTTTGCCCAATGGCGCTTACAAAACCGAATGGCAAAAAATCCAGAAAATGCCATGGAACTTATGGAAGCCGTTTGGCCAGCCGCACTTGCCCGAGTTGAAGAAGAAGTAGAAGATATGCAAGCCGTAGCCGATGGTGAAGGCGCTAATATTGAAATTAAGCCGTGGGATTATCGCTATTATGCCGAAAAAGTAAGAAAAGAAAAATACGATTTGGATAGTGAAGAAGTAAAGCAATATTTAGAACTGGGCAACTTAACCGATGCGCTTTTCTATACCGCCGGTAAACTTTTTAATTTTGATTTTAAACCGGTAGAAGAAGGCAGCGTTCCTGTTTTTCATGAAGACGTAAACGTTTGGGAAGTACAGGATAAAGATACCGGAGAACTTATTGGGCTTTGGTATTTAGATCCTTTTGCACGCCAGGGAAAACGTTCCGGTGCCTGGGCAACGACTTACAGAAGCTATTCTGAACTGGAAGGAGCCAAACCCGTATTGGCTTCCAACAATTCTAACTTTATAAAACCCGCACCGGGAGAACCTGTTTTAGTTTCCTGGGACGATGCTGAAACATTTTTCCACGAATTTGGTCACGCCTTACACTTTTTAGCGGCAGATATTAAATATCCAACCCTAAACAGCGGTGTTCGTGATTATACCGAATTCCAATCTCAATTACTTGAGCGTTGGTTATCTACAGATGAGGTGATAAACCGCTTTCTGAAACATCATGAAACCGGGGAAGTAATTCCAGATGAATTAGTAGCTAAAATTAAAAAAGCAGCTACTTTTAACCAGGGATTTGCGACGACCGAGTTTTTAGCTTCGGCTTTAATGGATATGAAATATCACACCACAGATCCCGATAAAATTGAACCCAGAACGTTTGAAAAAGAAACTTTGGATGAACTTGGAATGCCAGATGAAATTGTGATGCGCCACCGTTCTCCACATTTTGGGCACGTATTTTCAGGTGAAGGTTATGCAACCGGCTACTATGGTTATTTATGGGCCGATGTATTAACCTCTGACGCGGCGGAAGCCTTTGCTGAATCTCCCGGCGGATTCTACGATGAGAATATGGCAGAAAGACTGGTGAAATATCTTTTTGCGCCAAGAAACGCGATGGACCCCGCTGAAGCCTATCGGAAATTTAGAGGCCGTGATGCTGAAATTGATGCGCTAATGCGTGACCGTGGCTTCCCGGTACCTGAAGAAAAATAA
- a CDS encoding nucleoside-diphosphate kinase: MAGKRTFTMIKPDAVEAGNVGGILEQITASGFRIVALKMTQMTTADAEEFYAVHNERPFFGELVEFMTRGPIVSAVLEKDNAVDDFRALIGATNPEDAAEGTIRKKYAKSVGENAVHGSDSDENAQIEAGFHFSGREMF, encoded by the coding sequence ATGGCAGGAAAAAGAACATTCACTATGATAAAGCCCGATGCTGTTGAAGCAGGGAATGTTGGTGGAATATTAGAACAAATTACCGCTTCAGGTTTCAGAATTGTAGCTTTGAAAATGACTCAAATGACTACCGCTGATGCTGAAGAATTTTATGCAGTGCATAACGAACGTCCTTTCTTTGGAGAGTTGGTAGAGTTTATGACTCGTGGACCAATCGTATCGGCTGTGTTAGAAAAGGATAACGCGGTAGACGACTTTAGAGCTTTAATTGGAGCAACAAATCCAGAAGATGCTGCTGAAGGAACTATTAGAAAAAAATATGCAAAATCTGTTGGTGAAAACGCCGTTCACGGAAGTGATAGCGACGAAAACGCACAGATTGAAGCTGGTTTCCATTTTTCTGGTAGAGAGATGTTCTAA
- a CDS encoding DHH family phosphoesterase, which produces MIEQAILEITAELSQAKNIVIVPHKGPDGDAIGSSLGLMHFLRDKGHKVNVIAPNDYPRFLKWLPGNDDVIIYEKEKTNAENLINNADLVFALDFNHLDRSGDMQEILTASEAVFIMIDHHREPSDFANYTYSDAEMSSTCEMVYHFIEKLRAVPKITPEIATCLYVGIMTDTGSFRFSATSAETHRVIADLIDKGAVNHKIHNNVFDTFNEDRLQLLGTALQNLRVKPQFKTAYISITQEELDKHNFQKGDTEGFVNYGLAIENVVFAVIFIENKQEGIIKISFRSKGDFNVNEFARAHFEGGGHNNAAGGKSELSMENTIAKFNTILPDYKELQQ; this is translated from the coding sequence ATGATAGAACAAGCAATTTTAGAGATCACTGCCGAACTTTCCCAGGCCAAAAATATAGTTATCGTACCACATAAAGGCCCCGATGGCGATGCCATAGGTTCATCTTTAGGACTTATGCATTTTTTAAGAGACAAAGGGCATAAGGTAAATGTGATAGCCCCTAATGATTACCCGAGATTTCTAAAATGGCTACCGGGAAATGACGACGTTATTATCTATGAAAAAGAGAAAACCAATGCCGAAAATCTTATAAATAATGCCGATCTGGTTTTTGCGCTGGATTTTAATCATTTAGACCGTTCGGGCGATATGCAGGAGATTTTAACAGCTTCTGAAGCGGTTTTTATTATGATAGACCATCATCGGGAACCATCAGACTTTGCTAATTATACGTATAGCGATGCCGAAATGAGTTCTACCTGCGAAATGGTATATCATTTTATAGAAAAACTACGTGCCGTACCTAAAATCACTCCCGAAATCGCAACCTGTCTCTACGTAGGGATTATGACCGATACGGGATCTTTTAGGTTTAGTGCCACAAGTGCCGAAACCCACCGCGTGATTGCCGATCTAATTGATAAAGGAGCGGTTAATCACAAAATTCATAATAATGTTTTTGATACATTTAATGAAGACCGGCTTCAGCTTTTAGGTACCGCCCTGCAAAACCTGCGTGTAAAACCTCAATTTAAAACCGCCTACATTAGTATAACACAGGAAGAACTGGATAAACATAATTTTCAAAAAGGAGATACCGAAGGTTTTGTAAATTACGGCCTGGCAATAGAAAATGTGGTTTTTGCCGTTATTTTTATAGAAAATAAACAGGAAGGAATTATTAAAATTTCGTTTAGATCTAAAGGTGATTTTAATGTGAATGAATTTGCGAGGGCTCATTTTGAAGGCGGCGGCCATAATAATGCAGCCGGAGGAAAAAGTGAACTTTCTATGGAAAACACCATCGCGAAATTCAATACAATTCTTCCAGATTATAAGGAATTGCAACAATGA
- the gldI gene encoding gliding motility-associated peptidyl-prolyl isomerase GldI — translation MNKYLIFIAILAFGACKSPEARYPVTQKSGSHISESIAKNQALLEKEMQLIEAVINQDSTREYQSSQDGFWYTYNKKSDDTTNTITPEFGDIVEFDYSISTLNDEAIYAEGEKATRTYAVDQEKLFSGLRQGLKLMKEGETVTFLFPSYKAFGYYGDKNKIGTNWPIKTKVTLNDIKEKEEIQNQE, via the coding sequence ATGAATAAATATTTAATCTTTATAGCAATACTTGCTTTTGGAGCCTGCAAATCTCCCGAAGCTCGTTACCCTGTGACCCAGAAATCGGGTTCTCACATTAGTGAATCTATCGCTAAAAACCAGGCATTACTGGAAAAAGAAATGCAACTTATTGAAGCTGTTATAAACCAGGATTCCACGAGAGAATATCAGTCGTCTCAAGATGGCTTTTGGTACACTTACAATAAAAAAAGTGACGATACCACTAACACTATTACCCCCGAATTTGGTGATATTGTAGAATTCGATTATAGTATTTCTACCTTAAACGATGAAGCAATTTATGCTGAAGGAGAAAAAGCCACCAGAACTTATGCCGTAGATCAGGAAAAACTTTTTAGCGGTTTAAGACAGGGCTTAAAATTAATGAAAGAAGGAGAAACGGTAACATTTTTATTTCCTTCGTATAAAGCTTTTGGATATTATGGTGATAAAAATAAAATAGGCACTAACTGGCCTATAAAAACAAAAGTCACATTAAATGATATCAAAGAAAAAGAAGAAATACAAAATCAAGAATAA
- a CDS encoding peptidylprolyl isomerase, whose amino-acid sequence MRTSKFLLLCAMVFTMISCNDEYPDLEDGMYAEFKTNYGTFVSELYFEQTPITVASFVSLAEGNNKMVDSTHKGKNYYDELTFHRIIDGFVIQGGDPSGTGSGGPGYKFPDEIVDSLSHDSKGILSMANAGPGTNGSQFFVTLAPTPNLDGRHTVFGKVVEGQDVVDSIGKVETGPQDRPAKKVTMEEVNIIRKGKAAKNFDAPKVFEEELQAIKDKEDAEAKKRQEAKTAKAQEFESHEGEAETLDSGLKVHYLQEGDGERPKTGQMVEVLYEGYFSDGEIFDTNKEELAKEMGLFNESRKNQGGYGPMTVVYGPDAPMIPGFKEGIQQLKVGDEALLYIPSHLGYGERGAGGVIPPNTDLVFRVELVGIQE is encoded by the coding sequence ATGAGAACCAGTAAATTTCTACTACTTTGTGCCATGGTATTTACCATGATTTCCTGTAACGATGAATATCCCGATTTAGAAGATGGGATGTATGCTGAATTTAAAACCAATTACGGAACGTTTGTTTCTGAACTCTACTTTGAGCAAACTCCAATAACGGTTGCCAGTTTTGTTTCCCTTGCTGAAGGCAATAACAAAATGGTAGACAGCACCCATAAAGGAAAAAATTATTACGACGAATTAACTTTTCACAGAATTATAGACGGCTTTGTTATCCAGGGAGGTGATCCCTCTGGAACCGGAAGCGGTGGTCCCGGTTATAAATTCCCAGATGAAATTGTAGACAGCTTAAGTCACGATTCTAAAGGAATTCTTTCTATGGCTAACGCAGGCCCAGGCACTAACGGCAGTCAGTTTTTTGTAACTCTTGCCCCTACTCCAAACCTTGATGGCAGGCATACTGTTTTTGGAAAGGTTGTAGAAGGCCAGGATGTTGTAGATTCTATAGGTAAAGTTGAAACCGGCCCACAAGACAGACCTGCAAAAAAGGTTACCATGGAAGAGGTGAACATCATTAGAAAAGGAAAAGCCGCTAAAAATTTTGATGCTCCTAAAGTATTTGAAGAAGAATTGCAGGCAATAAAAGACAAAGAAGATGCCGAAGCTAAAAAACGCCAGGAAGCTAAAACAGCCAAAGCCCAAGAATTTGAAAGCCACGAAGGCGAAGCTGAAACTTTAGATAGCGGTTTAAAGGTACATTATCTTCAAGAAGGTGATGGTGAAAGACCAAAAACCGGACAAATGGTAGAAGTGCTTTACGAAGGTTATTTTAGCGACGGTGAGATCTTTGATACAAACAAAGAAGAACTTGCAAAAGAAATGGGCTTATTTAATGAAAGCAGAAAGAACCAGGGCGGCTATGGTCCAATGACAGTAGTTTACGGCCCAGATGCTCCAATGATTCCAGGTTTTAAAGAAGGTATTCAACAACTTAAAGTTGGTGATGAAGCCTTACTTTATATCCCAAGTCATTTAGGCTATGGTGAAAGAGGCGCCGGTGGCGTAATTCCTCCAAACACCGATCTTGTTTTTAGAGTAGAATTGGTAGGAATACAGGAATAA
- a CDS encoding aminoacyl-histidine dipeptidase: MNEEIRELEPKILWNKFTDLNEVPRPSKKEERVIEFMKSFGNNLNLETLVDETGNVVIKKPATAGMEDRKPIVLQAHLDMVHQKNNDTDFDFETSGINMYVDGDWVRAKGTTLGADNGLGVASMMAILESTEIQHPALEALFTIDEETGMTGAKGLDSNLLEGDILLNLDTEEDDEIGIGCAGGVDITAVRDYEVEHTPDNSVGYQIKVKGLQGGHSGMDIIKGLANANKIMARVLFDSNRDFGLRVSSIKGGGLRNAIPRESEAIVVVDKSNTETFLTEIIQQVREIKAEFASLEPNMDIEISETEIPNEVMKVEDQQEVVKAISAAHNGVYRMSPDIEGLVEASNNIASVKVGDGKVKINCLTRSSVESSKDDLANSLEATFELAKFKVKLSGEYPGWAPNPNSAILKVVDELYKNLHQEKADVAACHAGLECGIIGNHYPEMDMISFGPTIRGAHSPDERASITSAQKYWKFLIEVLKNIPKK; this comes from the coding sequence ATGAACGAAGAAATAAGGGAATTAGAACCAAAAATCTTATGGAATAAATTTACCGATCTTAACGAGGTGCCCCGACCTTCTAAAAAAGAAGAACGGGTAATTGAGTTTATGAAAAGTTTTGGGAATAATCTTAATCTCGAAACCCTGGTAGACGAAACGGGAAATGTGGTTATAAAAAAACCGGCCACTGCGGGAATGGAAGATAGAAAACCTATTGTGCTGCAGGCGCATTTAGATATGGTGCATCAAAAAAATAATGATACCGATTTTGATTTTGAAACCAGCGGAATCAATATGTATGTGGATGGAGATTGGGTGCGAGCCAAAGGAACAACCCTGGGAGCAGATAACGGACTTGGAGTTGCCAGTATGATGGCGATTTTAGAAAGTACCGAAATTCAGCATCCTGCCCTTGAAGCTTTGTTTACTATAGATGAAGAAACCGGGATGACCGGAGCCAAAGGTTTAGATTCTAATTTACTGGAAGGTGATATTCTTTTAAATTTAGATACCGAAGAAGACGATGAAATTGGAATTGGATGTGCCGGTGGAGTGGATATCACGGCAGTTCGGGATTACGAAGTAGAGCACACACCCGATAATTCGGTTGGTTACCAAATAAAGGTAAAAGGCCTACAAGGCGGGCACTCTGGTATGGATATTATAAAAGGCCTTGCCAATGCCAATAAAATTATGGCTCGGGTTCTTTTTGATTCTAATCGTGATTTTGGTTTGCGTGTTTCCAGCATAAAAGGTGGCGGATTACGAAATGCAATTCCTCGTGAAAGTGAAGCAATTGTCGTGGTAGATAAATCGAATACCGAAACTTTTTTAACCGAAATTATTCAGCAGGTTCGGGAGATTAAAGCGGAATTTGCTTCGCTGGAACCCAATATGGATATTGAAATTTCTGAAACTGAAATTCCAAATGAGGTAATGAAAGTTGAAGATCAACAAGAAGTGGTTAAAGCTATTTCGGCCGCGCATAACGGCGTTTACAGGATGAGTCCCGATATTGAAGGTTTGGTTGAAGCTTCTAACAATATTGCCAGTGTAAAAGTTGGTGATGGGAAAGTGAAAATTAATTGCCTAACAAGGTCGTCGGTTGAATCTTCAAAAGATGATTTGGCAAATAGTTTAGAAGCAACATTTGAACTTGCGAAATTTAAAGTGAAATTATCGGGTGAATATCCCGGTTGGGCACCAAATCCTAATTCGGCTATTTTAAAAGTAGTAGATGAATTGTATAAAAACCTGCACCAGGAAAAAGCAGATGTTGCTGCCTGTCACGCCGGACTTGAATGTGGAATAATTGGAAACCATTACCCTGAAATGGATATGATCTCTTTTGGACCTACAATTAGAGGAGCACATTCCCCTGATGAACGCGCGAGCATTACCTCAGCCCAAAAATACTGGAAATTCTTAATTGAAGTTTTAAAGAATATTCCAAAGAAATAA
- a CDS encoding DUF3810 domain-containing protein, with the protein MKKKGLYILVLLLPVQIVFIIFLAGYPELVENWYSRFLYPEISKLMRYGHGFLPFSLGDLLYTFFGILIIRWIIRRFQQKFKNPRFWIIDTLAVLSVVYACFHIFWGFNYYRLPLHETLEIENDYTTEELYQLSEILIRESNKLHNQLTENDSVSVAIPYSKNEIFEKTIEGYANISKDYPELTYKGESLKRSLYSIPLSYMGFNGYLNPFTGEAQVNTQIVAYKIPTTASHEIGHQLGFAKENEANFIACLSTMNHPDAYFRYSGYTFALRYCLNELYRRDSEKFESLKAKLNPGILENYREVEEFWLAHQNPFEPLFQAFYNRFLIVNNQADGMKSYSYVVALLVNYFSEEKNRL; encoded by the coding sequence TTGAAGAAAAAAGGACTTTATATTTTAGTTTTACTGCTGCCGGTGCAGATCGTTTTTATCATTTTCCTGGCCGGATATCCCGAACTGGTAGAAAATTGGTACAGTCGATTTCTATACCCGGAAATTTCAAAATTAATGCGCTATGGGCACGGATTTTTGCCATTTTCTCTTGGCGACCTTTTATATACTTTCTTCGGAATTTTAATAATTCGTTGGATAATAAGACGTTTTCAGCAGAAATTTAAAAATCCACGGTTTTGGATTATAGATACTCTTGCGGTATTATCTGTGGTATATGCCTGTTTTCATATTTTCTGGGGATTTAATTATTATCGCTTACCGCTGCATGAAACTTTGGAAATTGAAAACGATTATACCACCGAAGAGCTCTACCAACTTTCAGAAATATTAATTAGAGAATCTAATAAACTCCACAATCAACTAACCGAAAATGATTCGGTTAGCGTGGCAATTCCCTATTCTAAAAACGAAATCTTTGAAAAAACCATAGAAGGCTATGCCAATATTAGCAAAGATTATCCAGAACTCACTTACAAAGGAGAATCTCTAAAGCGATCTTTATATAGTATTCCACTTTCTTATATGGGTTTTAACGGGTACCTCAACCCATTTACCGGCGAGGCACAGGTAAATACGCAAATTGTTGCCTATAAAATCCCTACCACAGCCAGCCACGAAATTGGCCACCAACTGGGTTTTGCGAAAGAAAATGAAGCTAATTTTATTGCCTGCCTAAGCACGATGAACCATCCTGATGCATATTTTAGGTATTCAGGATATACTTTTGCCCTGCGATATTGTTTAAATGAATTATACCGAAGAGATTCTGAAAAGTTTGAAAGCTTAAAAGCAAAACTTAATCCAGGAATTTTGGAAAACTACCGGGAAGTAGAAGAATTCTGGCTGGCTCATCAAAATCCTTTTGAACCCTTGTTTCAGGCATTTTACAATCGGTTTTTAATAGTTAATAACCAGGCCGATGGGATGAAAAGCTATAGTTATGTAGTCGCACTACTGGTTAATTATTTTTCTGAAGAAAAGAATAGACTTTAA
- a CDS encoding amidohydrolase family protein → MKIRLLLCLVFLVGLQTRAQEYFPKNDGVKNPQTNYTVFKNAKIHVSPQQTIENGMFVVKDGKITAIGKSVNQPQNSVIIDLGGKEVYPSFIDLYSSFGIKEPEEASSGNGEPQYDANREGYYWNDHIRPETDAVQTFSYDEKAASSLHKAGFGAVNTHVPDGIIRGTGILVALNPGGTEGDRILKDRSAQYLSFDKSKLSRQSYPTSTMGAMALIRQTYLDAEWYGKGKSNNKDLALEALNRNRNLTQIFATDNLLDALRAGKIGDEFNVNYAILGDGKEYQRLEEIKETGSTFIVPLTFPDAYDVEDPFMAEHVTIEEMKTWNQAPANLKMLAENEIPFTITSHDLDAEKDFRNNLLKAVSYGLSKEDALAALTTTPAKILGEEDRLGTLKEGAWANFIITSGDYFDKETSVFENWIQGEKMVINKMNTTDITGTYDLNFEGNTYELNISGKPEAPKASVKSGETKLGAKLSFSDNWMNLLLSPADTTKSGFTRLVAKTDDNKKKISGTAYLSDGSETNFTATKKASVETAEVEDDEEENGKDKEEDIREIMPVSFPNKAYGFSEMPEEENILFKNATVWTNEEEGIIENTDVLVKNGKISRIGKNLNAGNAKVIDASGKHLTSGIIDEHSHIAASAINEAGHNSTAEVTMEDVVDPTDMNIYRNLAGGVTTVQLLHGSANPIGGQSAILRLKWGENAENMIFENSPKFIKFALGENVKQSNWGSRSRFPQTRMGVEQVFTDYFTRAKEYEETRENDEDYRKDLEMETLLEIINSERFVSAHSYVQSEINMLMKVAENFDFRINTFTHILEGYKVADKMKEHGAGGSTFSDWWAYKYEVNDAIPFNAPIMHNQGIITAINSDDAEMSRRLNQEAAKSVKYGGVSEEDAWKFVTLNPAKLLHIDDRVGSVKTGKDADLVLWSDNPLSIYAKAEKTLIQGKVFFDIERDKKLRKEIQQQRSQLITQMLEAKNKGLKTQPVTKKEEQHIHCNTLEEIH, encoded by the coding sequence ATGAAAATAAGACTTTTACTATGTCTGGTATTTCTGGTCGGTTTGCAAACCAGGGCGCAGGAATACTTCCCCAAAAACGACGGGGTAAAAAATCCACAAACTAACTACACCGTTTTTAAAAATGCGAAAATTCACGTAAGTCCGCAGCAAACAATAGAAAATGGGATGTTCGTGGTAAAAGATGGCAAAATTACTGCCATTGGCAAATCTGTTAACCAACCGCAAAACAGTGTTATTATAGATTTAGGAGGGAAAGAAGTTTATCCTTCATTTATTGATTTATACAGCAGTTTTGGAATAAAAGAACCCGAAGAAGCTAGCAGCGGAAATGGTGAGCCACAATATGATGCGAATCGTGAAGGTTATTACTGGAACGACCATATTAGACCGGAAACCGATGCAGTACAAACTTTTAGTTATGATGAAAAAGCTGCGTCTTCACTCCATAAAGCCGGATTTGGAGCGGTAAACACTCACGTTCCTGACGGAATTATACGCGGTACCGGGATACTGGTAGCTTTGAACCCCGGCGGAACAGAAGGTGATAGAATATTAAAAGATCGCTCGGCCCAATATCTTTCTTTTGATAAAAGCAAACTGTCCAGACAATCGTATCCAACCTCAACTATGGGAGCGATGGCTTTAATTAGGCAGACCTATTTAGATGCCGAATGGTACGGAAAAGGAAAATCTAACAACAAAGATTTAGCTTTAGAAGCCTTGAACAGAAACAGAAACCTGACGCAAATCTTCGCAACAGATAATCTTCTGGATGCTTTAAGAGCAGGTAAAATTGGTGACGAATTCAATGTAAATTATGCGATTTTAGGAGATGGTAAAGAATATCAACGTCTTGAGGAAATAAAAGAAACCGGAAGTACATTTATAGTTCCACTTACTTTTCCTGATGCTTACGATGTGGAAGACCCTTTTATGGCAGAACACGTGACTATAGAAGAAATGAAAACCTGGAACCAGGCACCGGCAAACCTTAAAATGTTAGCCGAAAATGAAATTCCGTTTACCATTACCAGTCACGATCTTGATGCTGAAAAAGATTTCAGAAATAATTTATTAAAAGCCGTTTCCTACGGTTTAAGTAAAGAAGATGCTCTTGCTGCCTTAACCACTACTCCGGCAAAAATTCTAGGCGAAGAAGATCGTTTGGGAACTTTAAAAGAAGGCGCCTGGGCAAATTTCATAATAACTTCAGGAGACTATTTTGATAAAGAAACCAGTGTTTTTGAAAACTGGATCCAGGGCGAAAAAATGGTGATTAACAAAATGAATACTACCGATATTACCGGAACCTACGATCTTAATTTTGAAGGTAATACTTATGAATTGAATATTTCAGGAAAGCCAGAAGCTCCAAAAGCAAGCGTAAAATCTGGTGAAACAAAACTGGGTGCAAAACTTAGTTTTTCAGATAACTGGATGAATTTATTACTTTCTCCTGCCGATACTACAAAATCTGGTTTTACCCGTTTAGTGGCCAAAACCGATGACAATAAAAAGAAAATTTCTGGAACGGCTTATTTAAGCGATGGTTCTGAAACCAATTTCACCGCGACTAAGAAAGCTTCAGTTGAAACCGCTGAAGTTGAAGATGACGAAGAAGAAAACGGAAAAGATAAAGAGGAAGATATTCGCGAAATTATGCCGGTAAGTTTTCCGAATAAAGCTTACGGATTTTCAGAAATGCCGGAAGAGGAAAACATTCTTTTTAAAAACGCAACTGTTTGGACCAATGAAGAGGAAGGAATTATAGAAAACACCGATGTTTTGGTGAAAAACGGGAAGATTTCCAGGATTGGAAAAAACCTTAACGCCGGAAATGCCAAAGTTATTGATGCTAGCGGAAAACATCTTACTTCTGGAATTATAGACGAACATTCCCATATTGCCGCTTCTGCCATTAACGAAGCAGGGCATAATTCTACTGCAGAAGTTACTATGGAAGATGTGGTAGATCCTACAGATATGAATATTTACCGAAACCTTGCAGGCGGGGTAACTACCGTTCAGCTTTTACACGGCTCGGCAAATCCTATTGGGGGCCAATCGGCAATTTTAAGGTTAAAATGGGGTGAAAATGCTGAGAATATGATCTTTGAAAATTCCCCGAAATTTATAAAATTCGCACTGGGTGAAAACGTGAAGCAATCTAACTGGGGAAGCCGTTCCAGGTTTCCACAAACCAGGATGGGTGTAGAACAGGTGTTTACCGATTATTTTACCCGCGCAAAAGAATATGAAGAAACAAGGGAAAACGATGAAGATTACAGGAAAGATCTTGAAATGGAAACCCTCCTGGAGATTATTAATAGTGAACGCTTTGTTTCAGCACACTCATATGTTCAAAGTGAAATTAATATGTTGATGAAAGTTGCTGAAAATTTTGATTTCAGAATTAATACTTTCACGCATATTTTAGAAGGCTATAAAGTTGCCGATAAAATGAAAGAACACGGCGCCGGTGGCTCCACTTTTTCTGACTGGTGGGCTTATAAATATGAAGTGAACGATGCCATTCCTTTTAACGCACCAATTATGCATAACCAGGGAATTATAACTGCAATAAACAGTGATGATGCCGAGATGAGTAGAAGATTAAACCAGGAAGCTGCAAAATCTGTAAAATACGGCGGAGTTTCTGAAGAAGATGCCTGGAAATTCGTAACCTTGAATCCGGCAAAGTTGTTGCACATAGACGATCGCGTTGGAAGTGTGAAAACAGGAAAAGACGCCGATTTGGTATTGTGGTCTGATAATCCTTTATCTATTTACGCCAAAGCAGAAAAAACCTTAATTCAGGGAAAAGTATTCTTTGATATAGAACGGGATAAAAAATTAAGAAAAGAAATTCAGCAACAAAGAAGTCAATTAATTACCCAAATGTTGGAGGCTAAAAATAAAGGCTTAAAAACCCAACCGGTAACGAAGAAAGAAGAACAACACATCCATTGTAACACTCTGGAAGAAATCCATTAA